DNA from Malus sylvestris chromosome 11, drMalSylv7.2, whole genome shotgun sequence:
TAAGTGTTATAAACACATGGCATAACCAGGTTTGTGAGTGGTGATTCTAAGAGCCCAAAACTAAGCGAGATGATGAACAGATCAAATTATTCTAGTCTGATTGTAATCAACAACTTTCAATCATAGACATATACTTAAGACAAGACCACAAGAAATTTACAGCTTCTTGTATAAGAAAATGTACTTTTGAACGTAACTTGCTCGGCTATAATGAACTTGCAAACTAACTACCGTATTTTAGAAGAAATGAACCTGATTTTTCCACTCCTTCGAAAGAAAATCCTATATACCCTATCCACAAATAATAGAACTGCCAACCACTGACGGAGCTGGTTGAACTTACCCAACTATTACATATTAGATGTTTTATGGTTTACAAGGAAATATGGTTACTGAAGATGCAAATGAAGCTGCCTACCTAAATGAAACAAATGAGGCTCGACTAAAGACTGAATATACAACAGTATAACTGGTAAAAAATTCTATAGACAGGAGAGAACCACAAACCTCTTGAGCTTCAACTGTGGAATTTGAATCCAACACCTTATTGGACGGGACAGGATAATCAGCCAGCACTTCAACTTCTGGTCCTACGTCAAGGATAGCAGGAGCACGGATGAAAACCCCACGAAATACTTCAGGACCACCTTCTGTAGAAGCAAGCTCTGGTACTGCAAGTTCAGCCTCAAAGCTCTGAATCTGTAAGTTCGTGTTTTAGGAAAAGCAAAACAATTACCACACAGAATATCAAAATCATGTAAACTTATGTGTTACAACAGATGGTTCCCTAAATAAGTCAGTTCCTCACATCTCTtgttccttttttatttatctatttaACGTTAAAACCAGGTACGGACCCAAGTGGTGGTTTGGGTGCGCTACACCCATCTAAACTAACTTCTTTTTTCCACCAAGAATACGTATTATCCCAGCCCCTCTTGCCCTCCTCCTTTCCTTTATCTAGTTTCAAAGTAATATCTAGTCATCAGACAAGTGTTTGACCTCCACCAGATGACACCAAAAATATAAGTAATGGAGCCAATATATTAGTCCATTAGCTCCATGCTCTTTTTTCCAAATACTAACCCTATGAAGTACCCATAAAAGCACATGAATAAAGTTTCATGCAAGTGTTTTATTCTCTTTTTATGTCTGTGCTAGTAAAATAACCACCACTGGACTCCTTAGATAAGACAGTGACGTGGTTTTTTTGTGAAGAAATAGTggatgtcttttttttttcttctatacatcatatatttcatcataatctaatacatcaTTCAGGTCCAATATCGCGCACAACTTTCAAGATTACATGAATGTGTGACCTTCTAAAATTTAGAACTACGGAATCCACAGTTTCCCATAAACAAGCACAGGAACATAATTGACAGATGAGACTACAGGTAACAGAAATGATTTTCAAACACAGTTCAACCAATCAAATACTCTGTGCCACGTACAACtctttttttattaactttcCAAAGTAAGGAAGTCTaggactctttttttttttttttttttttttgaacacgAACTCTAGGAGACTAGGACTCTCTTACCATGGTAAATACTGACAAATTTACTAATGCAACATGTGTCTCATCATTTTGCTGCATATGGCATATCTGGTCTTGATAAGCACGCTTAACTTGAGAGAATACAGAAGTCAGTGCATTACCTGACTGCCAAAGAAGTTTCTGTGAACAGTGCAATCTAGGCCGCCAACAAGTTCCTGTCCTCCTATTTTCTGTCCTGAAAAACATGCCACTCGTCTCAATTATAAAGTTAAACTTTTGGTAACTTTCATTtgtattgaagaagcaaaataaaattcaaagatTCATAGCagaaaagaaggaaggaaatgaACCTGTGGCTTTGTTTGCTAAGAAAATAAGCCCTGCACAGGTCCCCCAAACAGGCTTCCCCATTTTAACAAACTCGCGCAAAGCAGGAAACTGTGAACAAAATACATGCATAAATAATAACCAAATATGAAAACGAAGAAAATGTCCGAATTCCTAACCATCTGGTAAGCCAAAAACATATTACAGTATACAAACAATCAGACAATACACAAATATTTAGCCAAATTCCTTTTGTGCAAATACGAAACAAAAGGTGGTGGTTACATTTAGCCAAGTCATTTGCTTTTTCAATCAAATAAGGTTATAGTCTATTTTCTCCTCCTTTTTTATCCCCTCTGTTGGAGCTTTAGTACAAAAGGCAAACCAAAATTGTTCATACTCGGTTAATAGCTCTCCTAACCCACAATTACCATTTAACAAGACCCATTACCATTTCTTTCtcttaaaaattacaaatttaatcaCTTAAAAATCAAAACTATACAACTTTTTACCGGAAATTGAAGTTCTATAGCCGTCATTTACACATTAACCCAAGAATTAACATACATAAAAGTACTAAATAAATCAACACAAACCCAGAAGCATAGAGAGAGACCAGGTTGTGGTACTCAGCGAGCTTAGCCATGGTGGTGCTCTCGCCTCCAGGGATTATAAGGGAGGCCACAGATTCAAGCTGCTCCGGCTTCCTTATCTCTACGCCCTTCACCCCAAGCCTTCTCAGAGCTACAAcgcacacacaaacacacaagcAGTCAGCAAAAACATATATCGAATGCATATGCTGCGAGAGAGGGGGCGGGCGGCAAAAAGGGAGTGCCTGCTATGTGTTCGTTGAAAGACCCCTGAAGAGCAAGCACGCCGACGAGGGCCATTTTTGCTCGACGGCTCGGGGAATTTGGGCTGACGATACAACAAACAGAGCTTTTATTATGTAGAGAGTCGAGGGAAGGAGAGAAGGCGTAAAGCGATTGAGCGCACTGCGCCTCTCGTTTCCTGAGTGGCTCCACTTTTTGCCctttttaatgaatatttaaGTTGTTTACGTAGTAAAATGTTACACGTTTGAGGTCATGGGTTCACTAATCGCTAGGAAATATCGAGTGCTATTCCTGGTTGTTAAAGAATTTTCGGTTCAGGTGTCtcgagtttgaaatttttttttaaattattgtaatagttttaaAGTAGATTATCTTAAAATATGACTCTCCATTGAATCTTTGTTACTTCATGTTTAtggcacaatgttttataacgTTGGAattgtgccaaaaacatgaggtgacgGAGAATTCATGAAGAGTGGTACTTTTAAAAGcgtctccttagcattttcaTATATACATGGCAGACTGATCCCTTTATGGTCTTAATAGAACGAAActgtgctctgataccaaaagTTATTCCTTATCAGTTTACATGACCCCTACGTTGTTTCCCACCTCCCAACATTCCACCAATCTCCAACTAGACAATCGTGTGTTTCTACCCATTTGTCAAATATCTTAATGGATATGATGTTGGATTTCTACTTATGCGTTACGGGTTTGAAACTTCCCCCTCCTTTTGCTTAAGTGTGATGTGTGTGTGACACTGTGTTCTGTCAAACACCATAAAGCAAGAGCATCTTATTAATcacttttattttcttatggTGCAGATGGCTATTGCAACTCCTACGTAGAATGATGATATATGTGTATCCAATACCCAGGTCATTACGATTATACGTCTGAAAAGAAGCTTCAGAATACTCTTGCTTGCCAGAATTCTTAAAAATATGTAAGCTGGCTTCTGTATACTGAGAGATGGCCTTCTCTTCTTTCAACATCTATAGTGCAGATAGAATTACGCGACACGGCGTTTGATCGGCTACAGACTGTTCCTTGCGCGATGGAATTCGGATGCATCATTTGCTCATACGTGTACATTGTATCTGGTGTTAGAGAAAGTgcagaatttttaaaaattgatcAGAGTCCACCGCCGGTGACTATCATTTCCTCCATTGCTTCTTCCATCAGACTCTTATGCTTTCAAAAGTATTAATAGACAATGTCATTAACAGAATTATCACCAAAAAGCAAAGGAGAAATTAAACAAGCCATAAATATGTCTATGAATTTCATATCAGTTCAGATTCTCCGCTTCTCCAACATATTTCATCATCATAAAAGAGTAACATAAAATTTGCTCTACCACTTGAATCGATGCATGACCAAATGGCTACCTGAACTGCACTCCGCAGTGGAACAACTCCCTCTAATGCAGCATTCAAGGGAAGGATGCACCGAAAGTTGTCAAACTGCAAAGATGCAAATCAATTTCACCCTGGTCTTTCTATAAATGCCAACAAAGCGGGATCTACTTTATCTTTAGACAATAAATTAATGACCAACTCCATGGTTGATGCATCTGCAGAAAAACCCCTCTCCACCATTTCTTCAATAAGCCTCACTGCCCTTGATGTCTTGTTGTTATTGATTAACCCACGGATAATTGTGTTGTACGTGAAACCATCTGGAGAACAACCTTTCTCTTCCATTTTTCTAAGCAAGTTTTCTGCTTCACATGTTAGCCCCCCATTACAAAATCCACTGATCATTATGGTATATGTCCTGACATCAGGTTGAATTCCTTTTATTGATAAACTACAAAGGAGATCCCATGCATATTCAACTTTTTCAGCCATGCACAAACCTTCAATAAGAATACTGTAAGTTACAATATTAAAATCCAACTTCCTTCCCTCCATCTCTTCCAACAGTTCAACTGCCTTGggaaattgtttgtttttacaaAGGCCATCCAGTAAACTAGAATAAGTTTGAATATCTGGAAGTTGGCCTAAAGCTTGCATTTCAGAGAACAAGTTCTGTGCATCTTGTATTCTTCCCATCTTGCAAAACC
Protein-coding regions in this window:
- the LOC126589608 gene encoding probable pyridoxal 5'-phosphate synthase subunit PDX2 translates to MALVGVLALQGSFNEHIAALRRLGVKGVEIRKPEQLESVASLIIPGGESTTMAKLAEYHNLFPALREFVKMGKPVWGTCAGLIFLANKATGQKIGGQELVGGLDCTVHRNFFGSQIQSFEAELAVPELASTEGGPEVFRGVFIRAPAILDVGPEVEVLADYPVPSNKVLDSNSTVEAQEENPVSENKVIVAVRQKNLLATAFHPELTADTRWHSYFLKMSTETGEGASSSIVAVGADLSSDQQTKIDLPIFQ